In Paraburkholderia caballeronis, the following proteins share a genomic window:
- a CDS encoding SDR family NAD(P)-dependent oxidoreductase, which translates to MRRLDGKSVLITGASSGIGRAIALRFANEGAHVVLADVTQTVREGGVPTLDLLREAGHDAEFVRTDVAVEADAQAAVDYTLRRHGRLDVLVNDAAISVGKPLLETSLDEWNRVFAVNLTGVFLMSRAAVCAMLAQPPQGEVRGRIVNVSSQHGMISAPGNVAYGTSKAGVVYLTRQIAADYAAHGIVCNAVAPGKIVTGKSGPAASAQAIDYSTARTPMRRLGRPDDVANAALFLASDEATFLTGDNLLVDGGWMAA; encoded by the coding sequence ATGCGGCGGCTTGACGGCAAGTCCGTGCTGATCACCGGCGCGTCGTCGGGCATCGGCCGCGCGATCGCGCTGCGCTTCGCGAACGAAGGCGCGCATGTCGTGCTCGCCGACGTCACGCAGACCGTCCGCGAAGGCGGCGTGCCGACGCTCGACCTGCTGCGCGAGGCGGGCCACGACGCGGAGTTTGTGCGGACCGACGTCGCGGTGGAAGCCGACGCGCAGGCAGCCGTCGATTACACGCTGCGGCGGCACGGCCGGCTCGACGTGCTGGTCAACGACGCGGCGATCAGCGTCGGCAAGCCGCTGCTCGAAACGTCGCTCGACGAATGGAACCGCGTGTTCGCGGTGAATCTGACCGGCGTGTTCCTGATGTCGCGCGCGGCGGTGTGCGCGATGCTCGCACAGCCGCCGCAAGGCGAGGTGCGCGGCCGCATCGTGAACGTGTCGTCGCAGCACGGGATGATCAGCGCGCCCGGCAACGTCGCCTACGGCACGTCGAAGGCGGGCGTCGTTTATCTGACCCGCCAGATCGCGGCCGATTATGCGGCGCACGGCATCGTCTGCAACGCGGTCGCGCCCGGCAAGATCGTGACCGGCAAATCCGGCCCGGCCGCGTCCGCGCAGGCCATCGACTATTCGACCGCCCGCACGCCGATGCGGCGTCTCGGGCGCCCCGACGACGTCGCGAACGCGGCGCTGTTTCTCGCATCCGACGAGGCGACGTTCCTCACCGGAGACAACCTGCTGGTCGACGGCGGCTGGATGGCCGCGTGA
- a CDS encoding amino acid ABC transporter ATP-binding protein, producing the protein MSTVTQTLPLQDRETDPAAMIEMRHVNKWYGETQVLADINLTVKRGERIVVCGPSGSGKSTMIRCINRLEVHQQGDILVEGVNIAQSPRNLRFVRREVGMVFQQFNLFPHLTVLQNLMIAPMKIRGIDRREAEETARHFLDRVHIGNKAGSYPRELSGGQQQRVAIARALCMKPKTMLFDEPTSALDPEMIKEVLDVMIQLAGEGMTMVCVTHEMGFARSVADRVVFMDQGQIVEEAPPDAFFSMPKGERARAFLGQILNR; encoded by the coding sequence ATGAGCACAGTTACGCAGACCCTTCCGTTGCAGGACCGCGAGACCGATCCGGCCGCGATGATCGAAATGCGCCACGTGAACAAGTGGTACGGCGAGACCCAGGTGCTCGCCGACATCAACCTGACCGTGAAGCGCGGCGAGCGGATCGTCGTGTGCGGCCCGTCCGGCTCCGGCAAATCGACGATGATCCGCTGCATCAACCGTCTCGAAGTGCACCAGCAGGGCGACATTCTCGTCGAAGGCGTGAACATCGCGCAGAGCCCGCGCAACCTGCGCTTCGTGCGCCGCGAGGTCGGCATGGTGTTCCAGCAGTTCAACCTGTTCCCGCACCTGACCGTATTGCAGAACCTGATGATCGCGCCGATGAAGATTCGCGGGATCGACCGGCGCGAGGCCGAGGAGACCGCGCGGCATTTCCTCGACCGCGTGCACATCGGCAACAAGGCCGGCAGTTATCCGCGCGAGTTGTCCGGCGGCCAGCAGCAGCGCGTTGCGATTGCGCGCGCGCTGTGCATGAAGCCGAAGACGATGCTGTTCGACGAGCCGACGTCCGCGCTCGACCCGGAGATGATCAAGGAAGTGCTGGACGTGATGATCCAGCTCGCGGGCGAGGGCATGACGATGGTCTGCGTGACCCACGAAATGGGCTTCGCGCGCAGCGTCGCGGACCGTGTCGTGTTCATGGACCAGGGGCAGATCGTCGAAGAGGCCCCGCCCGATGCGTTTTTCTCGATGCCGAAGGGCGAGCGCGCCCGCGCGTTCCTCGGTCAAATCTTGAACCGCTGA
- a CDS encoding SDR family oxidoreductase, with product MDLKISGRVALVLGAGGGLGSAIAAQLAAEGASVALADVDDAALRASADRIEAAGGRCARYVWDLADLGAIDAHVAAIERDLGPVDILVNNTGGPPPSAASGVASPVWAKQFEAMVLSVIGITDRVLPGMRARRWGRVITSSSSGVVAPIPNLAMSNALRLSLVGWSKTLAREVAADNVTVNVILPGRIATARTRFLDGAKAKRENRPLEEVVAQSVAAIPAARYGEPQEYADVVAFLASERASYVTGSVVRVDGGYLQNV from the coding sequence ATGGATCTGAAAATCTCCGGCCGCGTCGCGCTCGTGCTCGGCGCCGGCGGCGGACTCGGCAGCGCGATTGCGGCGCAACTGGCTGCGGAAGGCGCGAGCGTCGCGCTCGCGGACGTCGACGACGCGGCGCTGCGCGCGAGCGCGGACCGCATCGAGGCCGCCGGCGGACGGTGCGCGCGTTACGTGTGGGATCTCGCGGACCTCGGCGCGATCGACGCGCACGTGGCCGCGATCGAGCGCGACCTCGGCCCGGTCGACATTCTGGTGAACAACACCGGCGGCCCGCCGCCTTCGGCCGCGAGCGGCGTCGCGTCGCCGGTCTGGGCAAAGCAGTTCGAAGCGATGGTGCTGTCGGTGATCGGCATCACGGACCGCGTGCTGCCCGGCATGCGCGCGCGGCGCTGGGGGCGGGTGATTACCAGTTCGTCGTCGGGCGTGGTCGCGCCGATTCCGAATCTCGCGATGTCCAATGCGCTGCGGCTGTCGCTCGTCGGCTGGTCGAAGACGCTCGCGCGCGAAGTGGCGGCGGACAACGTGACTGTCAACGTGATCTTGCCGGGCCGGATCGCGACCGCGCGCACGCGTTTTCTCGACGGCGCGAAGGCGAAGCGCGAGAACCGTCCGCTCGAAGAGGTGGTCGCGCAGAGCGTCGCGGCGATTCCCGCGGCGCGCTACGGCGAGCCGCAGGAATACGCGGACGTGGTCGCGTTTCTCGCGAGCGAACGCGCGTCGTATGTGACGGGTTCGGTCGTGCGCGTGGACGGCGGGTATCTGCAGAACGTGTGA
- a CDS encoding NAD-dependent epimerase/dehydratase family protein codes for MNVLITGGAGFIGLNLAERLLARGDTVTLLDLAPPPSPALEWLRALPGALHVAHADVRDATALVNAMLRHQPDCVIHGAAMTAGPERERTQAAAIADVNLHGTLNVLAAAGRAGVGRVVQLSSGSVYGAGAHTQTELVEDRDVPQPESLYAITKYAAERAALRHRALHGLDVVVARLGVVFGRWEYDTGVRDTLSPPLLLARLARAGQAARLRAGLPDDWLYARDAADALVALADARHLRHALYQVGTGRRWSPRAWCDLLRDAYPEFDYAVVSQAEEANVGGQSPSARPPFSVERLAQDTGFSARFDDVRAFFDWMSWRVQLHALSSEARQMF; via the coding sequence ATGAACGTGCTGATCACCGGCGGCGCGGGGTTCATCGGCCTCAACCTCGCCGAACGCCTGCTTGCGCGCGGCGACACCGTCACCCTGCTCGATCTCGCGCCGCCGCCGTCGCCGGCGCTCGAATGGCTGCGTGCGTTGCCCGGCGCGCTGCATGTCGCTCACGCCGACGTGCGCGACGCAACGGCGCTCGTCAACGCGATGCTGCGCCACCAGCCCGACTGCGTGATCCACGGCGCGGCGATGACCGCGGGACCGGAACGCGAGCGCACGCAGGCAGCCGCGATCGCCGACGTCAATCTGCACGGCACGCTGAACGTGCTCGCCGCCGCAGGCCGCGCGGGCGTCGGCCGCGTCGTGCAGTTGAGCAGCGGTTCGGTGTACGGCGCGGGCGCGCACACGCAGACGGAACTGGTCGAGGATCGCGACGTGCCGCAGCCCGAATCGCTGTATGCAATCACGAAGTACGCGGCCGAACGCGCGGCGCTGCGGCATCGCGCGCTGCATGGCCTCGACGTGGTAGTCGCGCGGCTCGGCGTCGTGTTCGGGCGCTGGGAATACGACACCGGCGTGCGCGATACGCTGAGTCCGCCGCTGTTGCTCGCGAGGCTCGCGCGCGCGGGCCAGGCTGCGCGCCTGCGAGCCGGATTGCCGGACGACTGGCTCTATGCGCGCGACGCCGCCGACGCGCTCGTCGCGCTTGCCGATGCGCGGCATCTGCGCCATGCGCTGTATCAGGTCGGCACCGGCCGGCGCTGGTCGCCGCGCGCGTGGTGCGATCTGCTGCGCGACGCGTATCCGGAATTCGATTATGCGGTCGTGTCGCAAGCGGAAGAAGCGAACGTCGGCGGACAATCGCCGTCCGCACGGCCGCCGTTCTCGGTCGAACGGCTCGCGCAGGATACCGGTTTCAGCGCGCGGTTCGACGACGTGCGCGCGTTCTTCGACTGGATGAGCTGGCGCGTGCAACTGCACGCGCTGTCCAGCGAAGCCCGGCAGATGTTCTGA